In one window of Nitrospira sp. DNA:
- a CDS encoding methyltransferase domain-containing protein — protein sequence MKTIVLLAVLCATLAGSALAEDQHQHRRPDDIKQYLEHLNSTERDRYQKPAEVIDALKLKPGMAIADLGSGSGYFTRRFIEAVTETGMVYAVDVEPEMLAYAKESVIHMHTAYTAEFILAQPDNPKLPFASVDLLFVCNTIHHLEDRPKYFSDLKSSLKPGARIAIVDFYPDERSGDLGFPKHHLVARDTIVQEMTAAGYQLAREHSFLPKQYFLEFVAQ from the coding sequence ATGAAAACGATTGTCCTGCTCGCAGTCTTGTGCGCGACACTCGCCGGCTCCGCGCTCGCTGAAGACCAGCACCAGCATCGGCGTCCGGACGACATCAAACAATATCTGGAGCATCTCAACAGTACAGAGCGGGATCGCTATCAGAAGCCCGCCGAGGTGATCGACGCGCTCAAATTGAAGCCGGGCATGGCCATCGCAGATCTCGGCTCCGGGTCAGGCTACTTCACGCGCCGCTTCATCGAGGCCGTCACCGAGACCGGAATGGTCTATGCCGTGGATGTCGAGCCGGAAATGCTCGCCTATGCCAAAGAGAGCGTCATCCACATGCACACCGCCTACACAGCCGAGTTCATCCTCGCGCAGCCGGATAATCCCAAACTGCCGTTCGCATCCGTCGATCTTCTCTTCGTCTGCAACACCATCCATCATCTTGAGGACCGGCCAAAATATTTTAGCGATCTCAAGTCATCCCTCAAACCCGGAGCGCGCATTGCCATCGTAGACTTCTACCCCGACGAACGATCCGGCGACCTCGGCTTCCCGAAACACCATCTCGTCGCGCGAGACACCATCGTCCAGGAAATGACCGCAGCCGGATACCAGCTCGCCCGCGAGCACAGTTTTCTACCGAAACAATACTTTCTAGAGTTTGTCGCGCAGTAG
- a CDS encoding BrnA antitoxin family protein, whose protein sequence is MKKNTTKKRSRTNWAKIDALKGKAIDTSDIPEQGKAFFKRAVLRLPEPKTAVTIRLDQQVLKWFKAKGPGYQTRINALLRAYMEAHKS, encoded by the coding sequence GTGAAGAAAAACACTACCAAGAAGCGGTCGCGAACGAACTGGGCAAAAATTGATGCGTTGAAGGGTAAGGCCATCGATACCTCCGATATCCCGGAGCAGGGGAAAGCCTTTTTCAAGCGTGCGGTGCTCAGACTCCCTGAGCCGAAGACGGCGGTCACCATCCGGCTCGATCAACAGGTATTGAAGTGGTTTAAGGCCAAAGGTCCCGGCTATCAGACGCGCATCAATGCCCTCCTCAGGGCCTACATGGAAGCGCACAAGTCCTGA
- a CDS encoding BrnT family toxin: MPVRFEWDEAKRQANLAKHGIDFLDVQEMFRSLMLVGVDERKDYGETRQIGFGFIRGRLMVVAFAERKPGLIRIISARKANKREEKHYQEAVANELGKN; encoded by the coding sequence ATGCCTGTGCGATTCGAATGGGACGAAGCCAAACGACAAGCGAATCTTGCCAAGCACGGCATCGACTTTCTGGATGTCCAGGAGATGTTTCGCAGCCTCATGCTCGTTGGGGTTGACGAGAGAAAAGACTATGGCGAAACCAGGCAGATCGGATTCGGATTCATTCGAGGACGGCTCATGGTCGTCGCGTTTGCAGAACGGAAGCCGGGTCTGATTCGGATTATCTCAGCGCGAAAGGCGAATAAGCGTGAAGAAAAACACTACCAAGAAGCGGTCGCGAACGAACTGGGCAAAAATTGA
- a CDS encoding alkaline phosphatase family protein translates to MRWKLILGAMVLPLAIGACALAASSPRGDSPTHASLPRPDHIVIVIEENHSYSQIIDSSHAPYINELAAKGALFTQSFGITHPSQPNYLALFSGSMQGITDNSCPHTLTTPNLGHALLAAGLTFAGYSEDLPSAGSVICKEGSYARKHNPWVNWQNSPTNGLPAEINLPLTSFPADYRTLPTVSIVVPNQVNDMHHGKDPEAIQTGDRWLRDHMEAYVQWAQQHNSLLIVTWDEDNDHAKENNRIVTLFIGPMVKAGRYDQRITHYNVLRTIEDLYGLPHSGASADAEPITQIWKVPTNP, encoded by the coding sequence ATGCGCTGGAAACTCATACTCGGAGCGATGGTGTTGCCGCTGGCGATAGGCGCGTGCGCGTTGGCTGCGTCTTCACCTAGAGGCGACAGCCCGACTCATGCCTCGTTGCCCAGACCCGATCATATCGTGATCGTGATCGAAGAGAACCATTCCTATAGCCAGATCATCGATTCTTCCCATGCGCCTTACATCAATGAATTGGCCGCCAAGGGTGCGTTGTTCACACAGTCGTTCGGGATCACCCACCCGAGCCAGCCGAATTACCTCGCGTTGTTTTCCGGATCGATGCAGGGCATCACCGACAATTCATGCCCTCATACGTTGACCACGCCGAATCTTGGGCATGCATTGCTGGCAGCCGGGCTGACGTTCGCCGGTTATTCAGAAGACCTGCCTTCGGCGGGCTCGGTGATCTGCAAAGAGGGGAGCTATGCCCGCAAACATAATCCCTGGGTCAATTGGCAGAACAGCCCGACCAATGGCCTCCCGGCAGAGATCAATCTGCCCCTGACGAGTTTCCCAGCCGACTATCGTACGCTCCCCACGGTCAGCATCGTCGTGCCGAACCAGGTGAACGACATGCACCACGGCAAGGATCCGGAGGCCATTCAAACGGGGGATCGCTGGCTACGGGACCACATGGAGGCCTATGTTCAGTGGGCGCAGCAGCACAACAGCCTGCTGATTGTGACGTGGGATGAAGATAATGATCACGCGAAGGAGAATAACCGAATCGTGACGCTCTTCATCGGCCCCATGGTGAAAGCAGGGCGTTACGACCAGCGGATCACCCACTACAACGTCCTGCGCACCATCGAAGATCTCTACGGACTTCCCCACTCCGGCGCAAGCGCCGATGCCGAGCCGATCACTCAGATCTGGAAAGTCCCGACCAACCCGTAA
- a CDS encoding DUF4160 domain-containing protein, which translates to MPTISIFYGIVIQMFWRDHNPPHFHALYGEHEAIFDLRNLTVLRGALPRHAMALVLEWATDHRDALMEDWNLCSQLKSPNPIEPLL; encoded by the coding sequence ATGCCGACGATCAGCATCTTCTATGGTATCGTGATTCAAATGTTCTGGCGGGATCATAATCCGCCGCACTTCCATGCGCTCTACGGAGAACATGAAGCCATCTTTGATCTGCGTAATCTGACGGTGCTGCGCGGGGCGCTCCCCCGTCACGCAATGGCACTTGTTCTTGAGTGGGCCACCGATCATCGAGATGCTCTCATGGAGGACTGGAATCTATGCAGCCAACTCAAGTCTCCCAATCCAATCGAGCCGCTGCTGTAG
- a CDS encoding DUF2442 domain-containing protein, which translates to MQPTQVSQSNRAAAVEPAIQPTAPWRVASVHAEPERQLRVTFVDGTTGTVDLRNFLNAPQIQGTVFEPLRDPAVFAQMRVAMGVVQWPNGADLAPDAMYDAIKLHGCWIVE; encoded by the coding sequence ATGCAGCCAACTCAAGTCTCCCAATCCAATCGAGCCGCTGCTGTAGAGCCGGCGATTCAACCGACCGCGCCTTGGCGGGTTGCTTCCGTGCATGCTGAGCCTGAGCGGCAGTTACGGGTCACGTTTGTCGATGGCACAACAGGTACGGTCGATCTGCGGAATTTTCTGAATGCCCCTCAGATCCAGGGCACGGTATTCGAGCCGTTGCGCGACCCGGCAGTGTTCGCCCAAATGCGCGTCGCCATGGGAGTCGTGCAATGGCCCAATGGCGCCGATCTCGCGCCCGATGCGATGTACGATGCGATCAAACTGCACGGCTGTTGGATTGTTGAATGA
- a CDS encoding cation diffusion facilitator family transporter, whose amino-acid sequence MTGLASFEHLRSRLYLSLGLNALVITAEFIGGFLLDSVGLMSDAGHNLVDQGSLFLALYAHILTRQPASETRTFGYHRAGVIAAFLNSFILVLTAIGITLVGLKRLLHPVPVDGGWIMGIAAISFAANLSIALLLQHGAKDDLNIRSAFWHMLGDAWVSLGVVLSGGAIMLTGWTVLDPLISLLVVAAILHGAWPLFRESLDVLLESTPPTISASQVASTIESLPGVKNVHDLHIWAVEPRLIMLTAHVLVDGDDAVLTNALLRSIHERITADFGIKHMTVQLETHCSDPDDVHCDLTKLAAQHPELEALTHHH is encoded by the coding sequence ATGACTGGCCTCGCTTCATTTGAGCATTTGCGTTCCCGTCTCTACCTCTCGCTCGGGCTGAATGCCCTGGTCATCACCGCTGAATTCATCGGCGGATTTCTCCTCGACAGCGTCGGCCTCATGAGCGACGCCGGACACAATCTCGTCGATCAGGGCTCGCTCTTTCTGGCGCTCTATGCGCACATCCTCACCAGGCAGCCGGCCAGCGAAACCCGCACGTTCGGTTACCATCGCGCCGGCGTCATTGCCGCGTTTCTCAACTCGTTCATCCTGGTGCTGACGGCGATCGGCATTACCCTCGTGGGCCTCAAGCGGCTGCTGCATCCGGTTCCTGTCGACGGCGGGTGGATCATGGGCATTGCCGCCATAAGCTTTGCGGCCAATCTCAGCATCGCCTTACTGCTCCAGCATGGCGCGAAAGACGATCTAAACATCCGCAGCGCCTTTTGGCATATGCTGGGCGATGCCTGGGTCTCGCTCGGTGTCGTGCTGAGCGGCGGCGCGATCATGTTGACCGGCTGGACGGTGCTCGATCCGCTCATCAGTCTCCTCGTGGTCGCGGCCATTCTCCATGGAGCCTGGCCGCTGTTCAGAGAATCCCTCGATGTGCTGCTGGAATCCACCCCGCCCACGATCAGCGCGTCACAGGTCGCCTCAACCATCGAATCCCTGCCCGGCGTGAAGAACGTGCACGATCTCCACATCTGGGCCGTGGAGCCCCGGCTCATCATGCTCACCGCCCATGTGCTGGTGGATGGAGACGACGCAGTCCTCACCAACGCGCTGCTCCGCTCGATCCATGAACGGATCACCGCCGACTTCGGCATCAAGCACATGACAGTTCAACTAGAGACTCATTGCAGCGATCCCGACGATGTCCATTGCGACCTGACCAAGCTCGCCGCCCAGCATCCTGAACTCGAAGCCCTCACCCATCACCATTGA
- a CDS encoding GTP-binding protein, translating to MPVPFYLLCGSLGAGKTTLLMRLLEYWKSQGLRAGVLMNEAGDVSIDGPRAGTIAEQVMNLAGGCVCCDTKEDLSWGIAQLVNDAASDVVIIECSGLADPAEVIDAVTDLYTARLATLERVIALLHPIASDTSHSSQYVTAQAIRCADELILNKQDLYVPGHWEGFKSGIVKQNPYARIWETTHARIDAAALLAPVHQARPAKHTNVVFGEPRPASSHKRADYHPIATTVKLPSPLNRKRFETWTKSLPKELERAKGFFRFAGEPELQEFQYAPPGAPTIAPIMLLDEPSPAIVLIGRGYDVETLRTALLACMEA from the coding sequence ATGCCAGTCCCCTTTTATCTCCTTTGCGGTTCTCTCGGCGCCGGCAAGACCACACTCTTGATGCGCCTGCTGGAATATTGGAAGAGTCAGGGCCTCAGGGCCGGCGTGCTGATGAACGAAGCGGGCGACGTGAGCATCGACGGCCCGCGCGCGGGCACCATCGCTGAACAGGTGATGAATCTGGCAGGCGGCTGCGTCTGCTGCGATACGAAGGAAGATCTCTCCTGGGGCATCGCGCAGCTCGTGAACGACGCCGCCTCCGATGTCGTCATCATCGAGTGCTCGGGGCTGGCCGATCCGGCTGAAGTGATCGACGCCGTGACGGACCTCTACACCGCCCGCCTCGCCACGCTGGAACGAGTCATTGCCCTGCTCCATCCCATCGCCAGCGACACCAGCCACTCCAGCCAATATGTCACCGCTCAAGCGATTCGCTGCGCGGACGAACTGATCCTCAATAAGCAGGATCTCTATGTGCCGGGCCATTGGGAGGGATTCAAAAGCGGGATTGTGAAACAGAATCCCTATGCCCGCATCTGGGAAACCACGCATGCGCGCATCGACGCAGCGGCGCTCCTGGCACCGGTGCACCAGGCGCGACCGGCCAAACACACGAATGTCGTCTTCGGCGAACCCCGCCCTGCAAGTTCCCATAAACGGGCGGACTATCATCCCATCGCCACGACCGTGAAACTTCCCTCACCGCTGAATCGCAAGCGTTTCGAGACTTGGACGAAATCGCTGCCTAAGGAACTCGAACGGGCCAAAGGCTTCTTTCGCTTCGCGGGTGAGCCGGAGCTGCAGGAATTTCAATACGCCCCGCCCGGAGCTCCCACCATCGCCCCCATCATGCTCCTCGACGAACCCAGCCCCGCCATCGTCCTCATCGGGCGAGGCTATGACGTGGAGACATTGCGAACCGCACTGCTGGCTTGCATGGAAGCGTAG
- a CDS encoding phosphatase PAP2 family protein, which translates to MRIDESLFLAINGLAGRSEFFDHLFLRLSATSTLYLPVACAAGYWIMRRRWEALLGSPFLAGAVGLSDFLGGQLKWVFARVRPCHAIHEAIVVGGGACGRLFSFPSNHAMNTAAAAAFLQVLYPKTGWISWPIVALVGLSRVYIGAHYVTDVFGGWVLGGLIGGGIAWALLQWPRFRTPAQSSVSLSR; encoded by the coding sequence GTGAGAATCGACGAATCACTGTTCCTCGCCATCAATGGCCTTGCCGGCCGCTCGGAATTCTTCGATCATCTGTTTCTCAGATTGAGCGCGACCAGCACGCTCTATCTGCCGGTGGCTTGTGCCGCGGGCTATTGGATCATGCGCCGGCGGTGGGAAGCGTTGCTCGGGAGCCCGTTTCTGGCCGGAGCCGTCGGGCTGTCGGATTTTCTCGGCGGGCAGCTGAAGTGGGTGTTTGCGCGAGTGCGGCCGTGCCATGCGATTCATGAGGCCATCGTCGTCGGGGGCGGCGCCTGCGGACGCTTATTCAGTTTTCCCTCCAACCATGCGATGAACACGGCGGCGGCGGCCGCCTTCCTGCAAGTACTGTATCCCAAGACCGGCTGGATCAGCTGGCCGATCGTCGCACTCGTGGGACTCTCGCGGGTCTATATCGGGGCGCACTATGTCACAGATGTATTCGGTGGCTGGGTCTTAGGCGGCCTGATCGGCGGCGGCATCGCCTGGGCGCTGCTGCAGTGGCCGAGGTTTCGCACACCCGCGCAGTCTTCTGTTTCTCTCTCGCGGTAG
- a CDS encoding TonB-dependent receptor, giving the protein MRRAWFHICVGLIVGSLVGNGGGLSPAHAAEEAVSTIRGSVQNQDLRRVGQAVVEVKDQDGNVVATAVSNDAGEFIASVPAAGTYSVSAVQDTYRSEYVVLQIRTDEPKPITLTLSKTKEVALEVVSPLPPIQYKASSETYSVSRKDIEALPRGNNNELHDVLLTIPSAAYGSLKQVHIRQDHANLQLRIDGVPIPDTVSSTFSDVISPRTWERADIVLGGMEANVGNKTAALIDITTKSGTKPGFGSLQMFGGSNRTVNPSFEYGGTVGEKFRYYIMNSHTSTNRGIEPPTLGHSIFHGQSERNQTMFRGDYQHDNTNNFTLLFLNSVAKYQVPTLPGQTQNGTIGGLLPAGFSAVPSERVDERQYEQNQYSHLVWRHDVTSNQFFSLAGYFRHTRATFKTDPFNVLAYVPDEAEPFSAGSQDRTAFSGGLRLDYTYVHSKEHLIKTGFQFDRTQVVNKTRLSTFLDDGAGNPTGDVIGLNADNRLVGYRQEFWIQDQWTPNDQWTFNLGLRGDVVQYQRDEAQLSPRIGVTYKANQSNVFHVFYGRMFTPPNLEAISFAKLNTAGTKAAPEDTTNVTPRAERAHYFEMGSYHALSSWATFELTGYYKLARNLSDAGQFGTTPLLNYFAFNYGWQRGIDGALKFQVMDNLTARLNAAWGQCKGYGLQSGHFLLHGEEIGDINSPGGVFCDHQQTITSSALVSYRLMERTTFSGQMLFGSGLRTADEGAKTNSTHSPSYTVFNTSITHVIPLPWEGQKFLIGFDVVNLFDQKYFINRGEGSIGLGVSHAGMPRSFFFRGQWFF; this is encoded by the coding sequence ATGCGACGCGCGTGGTTTCATATCTGTGTCGGTCTGATTGTTGGGAGCCTGGTCGGGAATGGTGGGGGGCTGTCACCGGCTCATGCAGCGGAGGAAGCCGTCAGTACGATTCGCGGCTCGGTTCAGAATCAGGACCTTCGCCGGGTCGGGCAGGCGGTGGTGGAGGTGAAGGATCAGGACGGCAATGTGGTGGCGACGGCGGTGTCGAACGATGCCGGCGAGTTCATCGCCTCCGTACCCGCGGCGGGAACCTACTCGGTCAGCGCCGTACAGGATACCTATCGGAGCGAATACGTCGTGTTGCAGATCAGGACGGATGAGCCGAAGCCCATTACGCTGACGTTGTCGAAGACGAAAGAGGTCGCGTTGGAAGTGGTCTCGCCGCTGCCGCCGATTCAGTACAAGGCATCGAGCGAAACCTACTCGGTGAGCCGGAAAGACATCGAAGCGTTGCCGCGCGGCAACAATAACGAATTGCACGATGTGTTGCTGACGATCCCCAGCGCCGCGTACGGCTCGCTGAAACAGGTCCACATCCGGCAGGACCATGCCAACCTCCAATTGCGCATCGACGGCGTGCCGATTCCCGACACCGTCTCGTCCACCTTTTCAGATGTCATCTCTCCCCGCACATGGGAACGGGCCGACATCGTCCTGGGCGGCATGGAGGCCAACGTCGGCAACAAGACGGCGGCGTTGATCGACATCACGACCAAGAGCGGGACGAAGCCCGGCTTTGGATCGTTGCAGATGTTCGGCGGGTCTAATCGCACGGTCAATCCCTCGTTCGAATACGGCGGGACCGTCGGCGAGAAGTTCCGCTACTACATCATGAACAGCCACACATCGACGAACCGCGGCATCGAGCCGCCGACGCTCGGCCACTCGATTTTTCACGGCCAGAGCGAGCGGAACCAGACGATGTTCCGCGGCGACTACCAGCACGACAATACGAATAACTTCACGCTGCTCTTCTTGAACTCCGTGGCGAAGTATCAGGTTCCCACGCTGCCGGGCCAAACGCAGAACGGCACGATCGGCGGGCTTCTGCCGGCTGGTTTTTCGGCGGTGCCATCCGAGCGGGTCGACGAACGGCAGTATGAGCAGAACCAGTACTCGCACTTGGTATGGCGGCATGATGTGACGTCGAATCAGTTCTTCAGTCTGGCGGGCTATTTCCGGCATACCCGCGCGACCTTTAAGACCGATCCGTTCAATGTGTTGGCGTATGTGCCGGATGAAGCGGAGCCGTTTTCAGCGGGCAGCCAGGATCGCACGGCCTTCTCGGGCGGGCTTCGCCTGGATTACACCTACGTGCACAGCAAAGAGCATCTCATCAAGACGGGTTTCCAGTTCGACCGGACACAAGTGGTCAACAAGACCCGGCTCTCGACCTTCCTCGATGACGGCGCGGGAAATCCGACGGGCGATGTCATCGGCCTCAACGCCGACAATCGCTTGGTCGGCTACCGGCAGGAATTCTGGATTCAGGATCAATGGACGCCCAATGACCAGTGGACATTCAATCTCGGGTTGCGCGGCGACGTGGTGCAATATCAACGGGACGAGGCGCAGCTGAGTCCGCGTATCGGCGTGACCTACAAGGCGAACCAGTCGAATGTGTTTCACGTGTTCTACGGCCGGATGTTCACGCCGCCTAACCTGGAAGCGATTTCCTTTGCGAAGCTGAACACGGCCGGCACGAAAGCGGCACCGGAAGATACGACGAATGTGACGCCCCGGGCCGAACGGGCGCATTACTTCGAAATGGGCAGCTACCATGCGCTCTCTAGTTGGGCGACGTTTGAATTGACGGGGTACTACAAGCTGGCCCGCAATCTGTCCGACGCCGGACAGTTCGGCACGACGCCGTTGTTGAACTACTTTGCCTTCAACTATGGCTGGCAGCGCGGCATCGACGGGGCCTTGAAGTTCCAGGTGATGGACAATCTCACGGCCCGGCTGAATGCGGCCTGGGGCCAGTGCAAAGGCTATGGCCTCCAATCGGGACATTTTCTGCTGCACGGCGAGGAAATCGGTGATATCAATTCGCCCGGCGGAGTGTTCTGCGACCACCAGCAGACGATCACCAGCTCGGCGCTCGTCAGCTACCGGCTGATGGAGCGGACGACGTTCAGCGGGCAGATGCTGTTCGGATCAGGCTTGCGGACGGCGGATGAAGGTGCGAAGACGAATTCGACGCATAGCCCGTCCTATACCGTCTTCAATACGTCGATTACCCATGTGATTCCGCTTCCCTGGGAAGGACAGAAGTTTCTGATTGGGTTCGATGTGGTCAATTTGTTCGATCAGAAGTATTTTATCAACCGTGGCGAGGGGAGCATCGGACTCGGTGTCTCGCATGCGGGGATGCCGAGGTCGTTCTTTTTCCGCGGCCAGTGGTTCTTCTAG
- a CDS encoding 3-deoxy-7-phosphoheptulonate synthase, with protein sequence MNRPIDNQHVLEINALPSPRAIKTKLPITDEAAALVVETRDAIRRILHGQDRDRLLVIVGPCSIHDPEAAYEYAAKLKPVAEALRDRLLIVMRTYFEKPRTTVGWKGLINDPHLDGTCDIATGMELARTILLKINQSGMPCATELLDPISPQYIADLISWSAIGARTTESQTHRELASGVSMPVGFKNGTEGSLQVAVNAMTSARAPHHFVGINAEGQTSIIRTAGNPDRHIVLRGGGGKTNYEAEHVAKAEAAVAGEGIARPIMIDCSHDNSNKDHKRQSLVARDVLRQFREGRHSIMGLMLESNLNPGKQAWKQGVTLAHGVSITDACLGWDETAALLNELASEVVSKPV encoded by the coding sequence ATGAACCGACCCATCGACAACCAACATGTCTTAGAAATCAACGCGCTCCCCTCGCCGCGCGCCATCAAGACGAAGCTTCCCATCACGGATGAAGCCGCGGCTCTCGTCGTCGAAACGCGTGATGCCATCCGTCGGATTCTCCATGGCCAGGACCGCGACAGGCTGCTCGTCATCGTCGGTCCCTGTTCCATTCATGACCCCGAAGCCGCCTACGAATATGCCGCCAAGCTCAAGCCGGTGGCAGAAGCCCTGCGCGACCGCCTGTTGATCGTCATGCGCACCTACTTTGAAAAACCCCGCACGACCGTCGGCTGGAAGGGCCTCATCAATGATCCCCATCTGGACGGCACCTGCGATATCGCCACCGGCATGGAACTGGCTCGCACAATTCTCTTGAAGATCAATCAGTCCGGCATGCCCTGCGCCACCGAGCTGCTCGATCCGATCAGCCCGCAATATATCGCCGATCTGATCAGCTGGAGCGCCATCGGCGCCCGCACTACCGAAAGCCAAACCCATCGCGAACTGGCCAGCGGCGTCTCGATGCCGGTCGGATTCAAGAACGGCACCGAAGGCAGTCTCCAAGTCGCCGTGAACGCCATGACCTCGGCCCGCGCACCGCATCATTTCGTCGGCATCAACGCCGAAGGGCAAACCTCGATCATCCGGACCGCCGGCAACCCGGACCGGCACATCGTCCTCCGTGGCGGCGGCGGTAAAACCAACTATGAAGCGGAGCATGTCGCCAAAGCCGAAGCGGCGGTCGCCGGTGAAGGAATCGCGCGTCCGATCATGATCGACTGCTCGCACGACAACTCCAACAAGGACCATAAACGCCAGAGCCTCGTGGCCCGCGACGTGCTCCGCCAGTTCCGCGAGGGCCGCCACTCCATCATGGGCTTGATGCTCGAAAGCAATCTCAACCCCGGCAAGCAGGCCTGGAAGCAGGGCGTGACGCTCGCGCACGGCGTCTCCATCACCGACGCCTGCCTCGGTTGGGATGAAACAGCCGCATTGCTGAACGAGCTGGCCTCAGAGGTTGTCTCAAAGCCGGTGTAA
- a CDS encoding zinc ribbon domain-containing protein, with product MPLYEYAAAYCLESLFCPKRFCYRQEVGDAPRAACERCGAPLERVLSTFSAGVDMVAKSEAWTKTDTGSDAPPATLKNLFGGGLGDLGCGHHHPDGASDSGGCGRGCGTEGEGP from the coding sequence ATGCCGCTCTATGAATACGCCGCGGCCTATTGTCTGGAGTCGTTGTTCTGCCCGAAACGGTTCTGTTATCGGCAGGAGGTCGGCGATGCGCCGAGAGCGGCGTGTGAACGGTGCGGGGCGCCGCTGGAGCGGGTCCTGTCCACGTTTTCGGCCGGGGTCGATATGGTGGCGAAATCGGAGGCTTGGACCAAGACCGATACCGGATCGGACGCGCCGCCGGCGACCCTCAAAAACCTCTTCGGTGGAGGCCTCGGCGATCTCGGGTGCGGCCATCATCATCCCGACGGCGCATCGGATTCGGGCGGCTGCGGCCGCGGCTGCGGAACGGAGGGGGAGGGGCCTTGA
- a CDS encoding TonB family protein has protein sequence MNRGIGRIPIRPDLRNWGCSLLLHVLFWGGAGWVWSQESVPPQREVFQWDVALVQSLSSQAERPVSALASRVVRQVSRPLSTPAADSAAAAHERTVEASRASAEPVTATPVIDAHPATVSGASRAFPSDRAIEANPMPSAAEDVLSHGTNDRPSPPEESAVAVSSANPAPVPPTDEAPAQLAVEASRETGLSTPVFRGEPQEVRAEAAAAAPAPAPAAAVSSESMNDRPLPPAPVLGESATAATGPAPVHAKPDFGWLMQTLWSRVAELKRYPHEARLNHWQGNVVVRAVIDEHGHLLEVTIATSSGHEALDRAAIEVIKRSCPLALPQPLGRSQVVLRVQIQYRLDS, from the coding sequence ATGAACCGCGGCATAGGGCGCATACCGATCCGTCCCGATCTCAGGAACTGGGGATGCTCGTTGTTGCTGCATGTTCTGTTCTGGGGCGGCGCGGGGTGGGTCTGGTCGCAGGAATCCGTGCCGCCGCAGCGCGAGGTGTTTCAGTGGGACGTCGCGCTAGTCCAGAGTCTTTCCAGCCAAGCGGAGAGACCCGTCTCGGCACTGGCATCGCGGGTGGTGCGGCAGGTATCAAGGCCCCTGTCCACGCCTGCCGCAGACTCGGCCGCCGCCGCTCACGAGCGTACGGTGGAAGCGAGCCGCGCGAGTGCTGAGCCGGTGACGGCCACGCCTGTCATCGACGCTCATCCGGCAACGGTGTCGGGAGCGTCGCGGGCGTTCCCGTCCGATCGAGCGATCGAAGCGAACCCAATGCCATCAGCCGCCGAGGACGTGTTGAGTCATGGCACCAATGACCGACCTTCTCCGCCGGAGGAATCGGCTGTGGCTGTCTCGTCGGCGAACCCTGCGCCGGTCCCTCCGACGGACGAGGCGCCAGCTCAGCTTGCCGTGGAGGCCTCACGGGAGACTGGACTCTCCACTCCGGTCTTTCGCGGGGAGCCACAGGAGGTGCGCGCGGAAGCCGCAGCAGCGGCTCCCGCGCCAGCTCCGGCGGCGGCCGTGTCTTCGGAGTCCATGAATGACAGGCCTCTGCCGCCTGCTCCGGTCCTGGGCGAGTCTGCCACGGCGGCGACCGGGCCGGCGCCGGTTCACGCCAAACCGGATTTCGGATGGTTGATGCAGACGCTCTGGAGCCGGGTGGCGGAGTTGAAGCGATATCCTCATGAAGCCCGGCTGAATCACTGGCAGGGAAATGTGGTCGTGCGGGCGGTCATCGATGAGCACGGCCACTTGCTGGAAGTGACCATTGCGACGAGTTCCGGGCATGAGGCGCTCGATCGTGCCGCGATCGAGGTCATCAAGCGCTCCTGCCCGCTCGCATTACCGCAACCCCTGGGCCGGAGCCAGGTCGTGTTACGCGTGCAGATTCAGTATCGCCTGGATTCGTGA